The proteins below are encoded in one region of Avibacterium volantium:
- the yaaA gene encoding peroxide stress protein YaaA gives MLAIISPAKTLDFESAVEKFDVSQPDLTEYSEQLIGICRQLAPHDVASLMSISDKLAALNVARFAQWNQDHNEQNSRPAIFAFKGDVYTGLDAAHLSRDDILFAQQHLRMLSGLYGLLRPLDLMQPYRLEMGTKLANPKGKDLYHFWGNIITAAVQQALDQQGDNVLVNLASDEYYKSVKESELKAHIVKPVFLDNKNGKYKVISFYAKKARGLMCRYIIQNRLTQVEQLKDFDLGGYWFDATSSTEKEFVFKRDLSE, from the coding sequence ATGTTAGCAATTATCTCTCCCGCTAAAACTCTTGATTTTGAAAGTGCGGTGGAAAAATTTGACGTTTCTCAACCTGATTTAACGGAATATAGCGAACAGCTGATTGGTATTTGTCGTCAGCTTGCGCCACACGATGTCGCCTCTTTAATGTCCATTAGCGATAAATTAGCCGCATTAAATGTGGCGCGTTTTGCGCAGTGGAATCAGGATCACAATGAACAAAACTCGCGCCCTGCGATTTTTGCGTTCAAAGGTGATGTTTATACGGGGCTAGATGCCGCGCATTTATCCCGTGATGATATTTTATTCGCCCAGCAGCACTTGAGAATGTTGTCGGGCTTATATGGTCTGCTACGTCCTTTGGATTTAATGCAGCCTTATCGTTTAGAAATGGGAACAAAATTAGCCAACCCGAAAGGCAAGGATTTATATCATTTTTGGGGCAATATTATCACCGCGGCGGTGCAACAAGCTTTGGATCAGCAAGGGGATAATGTGTTGGTCAATCTTGCCTCCGATGAATACTATAAATCCGTTAAGGAAAGCGAGTTGAAGGCGCATATTGTAAAACCAGTCTTTTTAGATAATAAGAATGGTAAATATAAAGTGATCAGCTTTTATGCGAAAAAAGCGCGCGGTTTAATGTGTCGCTACATCATTCAAAATCGTCTCACTCAAGTGGAACAATTAAAAGATTTCGATCTCGGTGGCTACTGGTTTGACGCCACTTCATCAACGGAAAAGGAATTCGTGTTTAAACGTGATTTAAGTGAATAA
- the ndk gene encoding nucleoside-diphosphate kinase: MERTLSIIKPDAVERNLIGKILNRLESEGFRIIAMKMVHLTQEQAQGFYAEHQGKPFFDDLVKYMTSAPVVVSVLEKENAIKNYRTLMGKTNPEEADEGTLRKEFALSKTQNCVHGSDSPESAAREIAYFFADSEICPRAE, translated from the coding sequence GTGGAACGGACATTATCCATTATTAAACCTGATGCGGTAGAGCGTAATTTAATTGGCAAAATTCTCAACCGCTTAGAAAGTGAAGGGTTTCGCATCATCGCGATGAAAATGGTGCATTTAACTCAAGAGCAAGCACAAGGGTTTTACGCAGAACATCAAGGAAAGCCATTTTTTGATGATTTGGTGAAATATATGACTTCCGCGCCAGTGGTGGTTTCGGTGCTAGAAAAAGAAAATGCAATAAAAAACTACCGCACTTTAATGGGCAAAACCAACCCAGAAGAAGCCGATGAAGGCACATTACGCAAAGAATTTGCCTTAAGCAAAACTCAAAACTGCGTTCACGGCTCTGATAGCCCAGAAAGCGCCGCCCGTGAAATTGCCTATTTCTTTGCGGATTCGGAAATTTGCCCACGAGCAGAATAA
- a CDS encoding cation diffusion facilitator family transporter, whose amino-acid sequence MQEVYSKQVKRAANCAIFTALLLILIKGFAWWKTDSVSMLASITDSTLDLLASFMNMLILRFALMPADHNHSFGHGKAESLASLIQSAFISGSAIFLLLQGIYRLTSPQPLNQTYLGIMVTLFSIVATLLLVLYQSHIIKQTDSPAIKADRLHYQTDLLMNIAILCSLGLSLWGVLWADAVFAIVIALYILFNAGQMFYDAIQLLLDQALPPEEITQIEQVIQSQPNILGFHDLRTRRSGAIRFIQFHLELDDHLSFVEAHQITDHLEQRLRRCFPRVDIVIHHEPTSVVQIEQAQADSLQPNN is encoded by the coding sequence ATGCAAGAAGTCTATTCCAAACAGGTGAAACGGGCGGCAAATTGTGCCATTTTCACCGCGTTGCTGTTAATTTTAATCAAAGGTTTTGCCTGGTGGAAAACGGATTCCGTCAGTATGCTTGCGTCCATTACGGATTCCACGCTGGATTTATTGGCTTCTTTTATGAATATGCTGATCTTGCGTTTTGCCCTAATGCCAGCGGATCACAACCATTCTTTTGGACACGGCAAAGCGGAATCACTTGCTTCACTTATTCAAAGTGCGTTTATTTCTGGTAGTGCGATCTTCCTTTTATTACAAGGGATTTACCGTTTAACTTCACCGCAGCCGTTAAATCAAACCTATCTCGGCATTATGGTTACGCTGTTTTCTATTGTGGCAACGTTGCTTCTGGTGCTGTATCAAAGCCATATTATCAAGCAAACCGATAGCCCTGCGATTAAGGCGGATCGCTTGCACTATCAAACGGATTTGCTGATGAATATTGCCATTTTATGTTCCTTAGGGTTGAGCTTATGGGGTGTGCTGTGGGCTGATGCAGTTTTTGCAATTGTGATCGCCTTATATATTTTATTTAATGCGGGTCAGATGTTTTATGATGCGATTCAATTGCTGCTCGATCAAGCTTTACCGCCAGAAGAAATTACGCAAATTGAACAGGTGATTCAATCGCAGCCGAATATTTTAGGCTTTCACGATTTGCGTACACGCCGTTCAGGGGCAATTCGCTTCATTCAATTTCATTTAGAACTCGATGATCATCTCTCTTTCGTGGAAGCGCATCAAATTACCGATCATCTTGAACAGCGTTTACGCCGATGTTTTCCCCGTGTGGATATAGTAATTCATCACGAACCTACCAGCGTGGTGCAGATTGAACAAGCTCAAGCTGATAGCTTACAGCCAAATAATTAA
- the ung gene encoding uracil-DNA glycosylase — MKTWKDVIGGEKSQPYFQQILQQVQREKAAGKIVYPPSNEIFNAFKLTEFDQVKVVILGQDPYHGPNQAHGLSFSVKPGIAPPPSLVNIYKELANDVGFQIPQHGYLVSWAEQGVLLLNTVLTVEQGKAHSHSNFGWETFTDRVIAALNEQRENLVFLLWGSHAQKKGQFIDRQKHCVLTAPHPSPLSAHRGFLGCKHFSQTNAYLQQHQLAPIEWQLPLTL; from the coding sequence ATGAAAACGTGGAAAGATGTGATTGGTGGCGAGAAAAGCCAGCCTTATTTTCAGCAAATCTTACAACAAGTCCAGCGTGAAAAAGCGGCGGGCAAAATTGTCTATCCGCCGAGCAATGAGATTTTCAATGCCTTCAAATTAACCGAGTTTGATCAAGTGAAAGTGGTGATTTTGGGGCAAGATCCTTACCACGGGCCAAACCAAGCGCACGGTTTATCTTTTTCGGTGAAACCCGGTATTGCGCCACCACCCTCGTTAGTCAATATTTATAAAGAATTAGCCAATGATGTGGGCTTTCAAATTCCTCAGCACGGTTATTTAGTGAGCTGGGCAGAACAAGGTGTACTGCTGTTAAATACGGTTCTAACCGTGGAACAAGGCAAAGCCCATTCCCATTCAAATTTTGGTTGGGAAACTTTTACCGATCGGGTGATTGCCGCCTTAAATGAACAACGCGAAAATCTTGTTTTTCTCTTATGGGGCAGCCACGCGCAGAAAAAAGGGCAATTTATTGATAGACAAAAACATTGCGTGCTAACTGCGCCGCACCCTTCGCCCTTATCTGCACATCGCGGATTTCTCGGTTGCAAGCATTTTTCGCAAACGAACGCCTATTTACAACAGCATCAATTAGCGCCGATAGAATGGCAACTGCCCTTAACGCTTTAA
- the pfkA gene encoding 6-phosphofructokinase, giving the protein MIKKIAVLTSGGDAPGMNAAIRGVVRSALGEGLEVYGIYDGYHGLYNNKIKQLTRYSVSDIINRGGTFLGSARFPEFKKPEVRAKCAEILRSHGIDALVVIGGDGSYMGAKLLTEEHGFPCVGIPGTIDNDVAGTDYTIGYQTALETAVTAIDRLRDTSSSHQRISIVELMGRHCSDLTISAGIAGGCEYIVASEVEFDREALIQQIERSILRGKRHAIIAMTEHICDVNELAKEIEARVKHETRATILGHIQRGGTPCAFDRILASRMGVYAVDLLLQGKGGYCVGIQNEHLVHHDIIDAINNMRREFKADWLKMAARLD; this is encoded by the coding sequence ATGATTAAAAAAATTGCCGTATTAACAAGTGGTGGGGACGCCCCAGGAATGAATGCTGCGATCCGTGGCGTGGTTCGTTCAGCCTTAGGCGAAGGCTTAGAAGTTTATGGTATCTATGATGGCTACCACGGGCTTTATAACAATAAAATCAAGCAATTAACACGTTATAGCGTATCAGATATTATTAACCGCGGCGGAACATTCCTTGGTTCAGCACGTTTCCCAGAATTTAAAAAACCAGAAGTGCGGGCGAAATGTGCAGAAATTTTACGTTCCCACGGTATTGATGCGCTCGTTGTTATCGGCGGAGACGGTTCTTATATGGGGGCAAAATTGCTTACCGAAGAACATGGCTTCCCTTGCGTGGGGATCCCCGGCACTATTGATAATGATGTGGCTGGAACGGATTATACCATCGGCTATCAAACCGCATTAGAAACCGCCGTAACGGCCATTGACCGCTTGCGTGATACATCAAGCTCGCACCAACGTATTTCAATCGTGGAATTAATGGGCAGACATTGTAGCGACTTAACCATTTCTGCGGGGATTGCAGGTGGCTGTGAATACATCGTAGCGTCTGAAGTGGAATTTGATCGTGAAGCGTTAATTCAACAAATCGAACGTAGTATTTTGAGAGGTAAACGCCACGCAATCATTGCAATGACAGAGCATATTTGTGATGTGAATGAGTTAGCCAAAGAAATTGAAGCCCGTGTAAAACACGAAACTCGCGCAACCATTTTAGGGCATATCCAACGTGGTGGTACACCTTGCGCCTTTGACCGTATTTTAGCTTCACGTATGGGTGTTTATGCGGTAGATCTGCTTTTACAAGGCAAAGGCGGCTACTGCGTGGGAATCCAAAATGAACACCTTGTTCACCACGATATTATTGACGCAATCAACAATATGCGCCGTGAATTTAAAGCTGACTGGCTCAAAATGGCAGCGCGTTTGGATTAA